The Syngnathus acus chromosome 3, fSynAcu1.2, whole genome shotgun sequence genome includes a window with the following:
- the LOC119120943 gene encoding transcription initiation factor IIA subunit 2 has translation MAYQLYRNTTLGNSLQESLDELIQTQQITPQLALQVLLQFDKAINTALANRVRNRVNFKGSLNTYRFCDNVWTFVLNDVEFREVTDLVKVDKVKIVACDGKNSGSNAAE, from the exons ATGGCGTACCAGTTGTATAGGAACACCACGTTGGGAAACAGTTTGCAGGAGAGCCTGGACGAGCTCATTCAG ACGCAGCAGATCACGCCCCAGTTGGCCCTGCAGGTTCTTCTCCAGTTTGACAAAGCCATCAACACGGCGCTGGCCAACCGCGTTCGCAACCGCGTCAACTTCAAG GGTTCGCTGAACACGTATCGCTTTTGCGACAACGTGTGGACCTTTGTGTTGAACGACGTGGAGTTTCGAGAAGTCACCGACCTGGTCAAGGTGGACAAAGTCAAGATTGTGGCGTGCGACGGAAAGA ATTCTGGCTCCAATGCCGCGGAGTGA
- the LOC119120884 gene encoding GPN-loop GTPase 1-like, translating to MAARDASVGVSSDEAKNVDDGRKAVCLLVLGMAGSGKTTFVQRLAAHLHTLQSPPYLINLDPAVHDVPFPANIDIRDTVNYKEVMKQYGLGPNGAIVTSLNLFATRFDQVMRFIEKKQHSHRYVLIDTPGQIEVFTWSASGSIITEALASSFPCVVLYVLDTSRSVSPVTFMSNMLYACSILYKTKLPFVVVMNKTDIIEESFAVEWMKDFEAFQDALNQESSYVSNLTRSMSLVLDEFYANLRVAGVSSVTGSGLEELLVQVREAADEYERDYRPEYERLRQQLTDAQSGKRREQLERLARDLGAVRMPSASVAEKVHVGGPSDLIMTRGICDSEDDTAAAADSDTDDVDHSKVEESKEKDSFGIFLRERREVVEVRNRKCGLPEGP from the exons ATGGCGGCGCGCGACGCAAGCGTTGGCGTTTCGTCGGATGAGGCAAAGAATGTTGACGATGGGAGAAAAGCTGTGTGTTTGCTCGTGCTCGGCATGGCCGGATCCGGAAAGACGACCTTCGTTCAG AGGCTGGCGGCTCACCTTCACACCCTCCAAAGTCCCCCGTACCTGATCAACCTGGATCCGGCCGTTCACGATGTTCCCTTCCCGGCCAACATAG ACATTCGAGACACGGTCAACTACAAAGAGGTGATGAAGCAGTACGGCCTGGGACCCAACGGAGCCATTGTCACGTCGCTCAACCTCTTTGCCACGCGCTTTGATCAG GTGATGCGTTTCATTGAGAAGAAGCAGCACAGTCACAG GTACGTGCTCATCGATACGCCGGGCCAGATCGAAGTGTTCACGTGGTCGGCGTCGGGCAGCATCATCACGGAAGCGCTG GCCTCGTCCTTCCCCTGCGTGGTGCTCTACGTGCTGGACACGTCCCGCAGCGTCAGTCCTGTCACTTTCATGTCCAACATGTTGTACGCCTGCAG CATTCTCTACAAGACCAAACTGCCCTTTGTTGTGGTCATGAACAAA ACAGACATCATCGAGGAAAGCTTCGCCGTGGAGTGGATGAAGGACTTTGAGGCTTTCCAGGACGCCCTCAACCAGGAAAGCTCGTACGTCAGCAACCTGACGCGCTCCATGAGTCTGGTCCTGGACGAATTCTATGCCAACCTCAGG GTAGCGGGCGTGTCGTCAGTGACGGGCAGCGGATTGGAGGAGCTGCTGGTCCAGGTGCGGGAAGCCGCCGACGAGTACGAAAG GGATTATCGACCGGAATACGAGAGACTCCGCCAGCAGCTG ACGGATGCCCAAAGCGGAAAGCGGCGGGAACAGCTGGAGCGACTGGCCAGGGATCTCGGCGCCGTCCGCATGCCGTCGGCGTCTGTTGCAG AAAAAGTCCACGTGGGCGGGCCCAGCGACCTCATCATGACTCGTGGCATCTGTGACTCGGAAGATGAcacggcggcagcggcggacAGCGACACGGATGACGTGGACCACAGTA aAGTGGAGGAGAGCAAAGAGAAGGACTCCTTTGGAATTTTCCTGCGGGAGAGGAGGGAGGTGGTGGAGGTGCGAAATCGCAAGTGCGGCTTACCAGAAGGTCCTTGA
- the LOC119120695 gene encoding protein Lines homolog 1-like: MASPGAAPRRLVAVLAEAYECLVNARATKPKQDAEQVARAIIDGVHAHSRYGAAAQDATCLALTLIGRIVATVTAPTSHLARFYQDTLEVLLRDLDVVSQMVATFACEERDQVVRHLAAKSASACVLYQLQVSGVLHPSWHGTCERALLSLPAGPQLDACLWSLTHVLQELLRTKRPEPVRTLIAAFDVSVCTAASRFLSADQSAGGASGLADTFCHLLDLLEFLTASGGGSPRLTYVHAAALVAAVSRAPLYFVSKRAALLLKRAALRKAGEDWLGMCGESAADLGALTAAVLDAATADWLSSVSAESLTFFGGSRSTKGGSEDGECDTAMLRAVSLLLIKSVQYHVTSAATGDGEAGGHLTRLWRFLRERGVRPTDGDHDCALLPLLFGEQDDDMMEAAKAALVIFLRLRENCASAEAPCAAGCNPHCHFLFLLRAVWWDHRILLDFLMSTETCFLEYFLRYLRYLRTEWRGFAASCRRLDAEALPRVPFGRDGEGRRRRRTGQHTLGRARRCLLRLHLLLARLHHKKLFPYKADALLRLLWQVTRQLGQDGLT, encoded by the exons ATGGCGTCCCCCGGCGCAGCGCCTCGGAGGCTCGTGGCTGTCCTCGCTGAGGCTTACGAGTGCTTGGTGAACGCGCGTGCTACAAAACCGAAGCAAGACGCCGAGCAGGTGGCGCGCGCGATCATCGACGGCGTGCACGCCCATTCTCGCTACGGCGCGGCCGCTCAGGATGCGACCTGCTTGGCTCTGACGCTGATCGGCAGGATAGTTGCCACGGTGACGGCTCCCACGTCACACCTTGCCCGCTTCTACCAAGACACGCTGGAGGTCCTGCTTCGGGACCTGGACGTCGTGTCTCAGATG GTGGCAACGTTTGCGTGTGAAGAGCGCGATCAAGTGGTCCGTCACTTGGCTGCGAAGAGCGCCTCCGCATGTGTCCTCTACCAACTGCAAGTATCC GGCGTGCTCCATCCCTCCTGGCACGGGACCTGCGAGCGGGCGCTGCTCAGCTTGCCCGCTGGCCCCCAACTGGACGCCTGCTTGTGGTCGCTGACGCACGTCCTCCAGGAACTTCTGCGCACCAAGCGCCCAG AACCGGTCAGGACGCTCATCGCGGCCTTTGACGTGAGCGTCTGCACAGCAGCGTCCAGGTTCCTCAGCGCGGACCAGAGCGCCGGCGGCGCATCTGGCCTCGCCGACACCTTTTGCCACCTGCTGGACTTGCTGGAGTTCCTCACGGCATCCGGCGGCGGGAGCCCACGGCTGACGTACGTCCACGCCGCCGCGTTGGTAGCTGCCGTCAGCCGCGCGCCACTCTACTTTGTCAGCAAGAGGGCGGCGCTGTTGCTGAAGCGGGCGGCGCTGCGCAAGGCCGGCGAGGACTGGCTGGGAATGTGCGGAGAGAGCGCCGCCGACCTCGGCGCTCTCACCGCCGCCGTGTTGGACGCAGCGACGGCCGATTGGCTGTCGAGCGTGAGCGCCGAGTCGCTGACCTTTTTCGGCGGGTCGCGCAGCACCAAAGGAGGCAGCGAAGACGGCGAGTGTGACACGGCCATGCTGCGTGCCGTCAGCCTGCTGCTCATCAAAAGCGTCCAGTATCATGTGACGTCCGCCGCCACAG GCGACGGGGAGGCCGGCGGCCATCTGACGCGTCTGTGGCGGTTCCTGCGCGAGAGGGGCGTGCGGCCGACGGACGGCGACCACGACTGCGCGCTCCTCCCGCTGCTGTTTGGTGAGCAGGACGACGACATGATGGAAGCTGCCAAAGCGGCGCTCGTCATCTTCCTCCGCCTCAG AGAGAACTGCGCGAGCGCCGAAGCCCCCTGCGCCGCCGGCTGCAACCCGCACTGCCACTTCCTGTTCCTCCTGCGCGCCGTCTGGTGGGACCACCGCATCCTGCTGGACTTCCTCATGTCGACGGAAACCTGCTTCCTGGAGTACTTTCTGCGCTACCTGCGCTACCTGAGGACTGAGTGGCGGGGTTTCGCCGCCTCGTGCCGGCGACTGGACGCGGAGGCGCTGCCGAGGGTTCCCTTTGGCCGAGACGGAGAAGGGCGAAGGCGGCGGCGGACGGGCCAGCACACGTTGGGGAGAGCGAGGCGTTGTCTGCTCCGGCTGCACCTCTTGCTGGCCAGGCTGCACCACAAGAAACTTTTTCCATACAAGGCAGACGCGCTCCTGCGACTCTTATGGCAAGTGACGCGACAGCTTGGCCAGGACGGCCTGACCTGA
- the LOC119120696 gene encoding selenoprotein S-like has product MDDVEIADVDENGEVLPEEGEKVLKRQQHDHLSSVGFMVGEPLWAYGCYVLLTLAALCTLLVYLAKKRRSRSLPAPTLQDAEEVVRRQEAMEASRRKMQQEQDAKAAIFREKRNQQEEEKRRQKIEEWDSLQLGKSFKGASRRLQESSDEGASSSTALKPKSHKKPLRSSEYSPLSGEGGGSCSWRPGRRGPSPSGG; this is encoded by the exons ATGGACGACGTGGAGATTGCGGACGTGGACGAGAACGGCGAGGTCCTACCGGAAGAGGGCGAGAAAGTGCTGAAGCGGCAGCAGCACGACCACCTGTCGTCTGTTGGCTTCATGG TCGGCGAGCCGCTGTGGGCGTACGGCTGCTACGTGCTGCTGACGCTGGCTGCCCTCTGCACGCTGCTGGTCTACCTGgccaagaagaggaggagcaggtCCCTCCCTGCCCCCACCCTGCAAG ACGCCGAGGAGGTGGTGAGGAGGCAGGAGGCCATGGAGGCGTCTCGGAGGAAGATGCAGCAGGAGCAAGACGCCAAGGCGGCCATTTTCAGGGAGAAGCGCAATCAG caagaggaggagaagaggaggcAGAAGATTGAGGAGTGGGACAGCCTGCAACTGGGCAAAAGTTTCAAAGGGGCTTCCAGACGATTGCAAGAG AGCAGCGACGAGGGTGCCTCATCCAGCACCGCGCTCAAACCCAAGAGCCATAAGAAGCCGCTTCGCAGCTCAG AGTACAGTCCTCTGAGCGGCGAGGGCGGCGGCTCGTGCTCGTGGCGCCCCGGCAGGCGGGGCCCGTCGCCTTCGGGTGGATGA
- the LOC119120806 gene encoding chondroitin sulfate synthase 1-like — MISCLSGGMAGRSRRAWLSVLLGLVLGFTLASRLILPKAAEIAKGNPGGCRLNERLGAAGALWAPRDSRPPATETTASGAARSTDFLFVGVMTAQKYLNSRAVAAHRTWARSIPGRVEFFSSEGSNASAPVPLVALRGADDSYPPQKKSFLMLKYMHDHYLERYQWFMRADDDVYVKGRRLESFLRRLNGSAPIFLGQTGMGARDELGKLALEPGENFCMGGPGVVMSREVLRRVAPHLRRCLRQMHTAHEDVEVGRCVRRFAGVQCVWSYEMQQLFYENYEPDKKGFIRELRSGKIHRAVTLHPNKSPPHQYRLHAYLLSRRAAALRHRTVRLHRELVGMARPGAPEPSREDRLLGASPSFMRFRPRRRSDVLEWDFLSARHLFSAWDGQPPRRGTDAAQRQALDDIIMQVMEMINANAETRGRVIDFKEIQYGYRRVNPLYGAEYVLDLLLLYKKHKGRSVTVPVRRHAYLQQTFSRIQLREERPTDATALAAHVDRHSDSLSFLSLSSLKMLVPFKLAPAVGQRADAGRDDKVNILVPLSGRYDVFVRFMANVERVCLIPKQNVKLLVLLFNADDGVERVKQVELMREYHIKYPRAELEIKAVAGPFSRALALEEGSARFSDHSLLFYCDVDLLFTADFLQRCRANAAAGRSSYFPVVFSQYDPKVVYGAGTQRADANHYAFTAKTGLWRNFGFGVVCAHKGDLFRAGGFNTTIRGWGLEDVDLFDRLLRSGVAPFRSSDPGVVHVHHPITCDPHLVPSQHKMCLGSWASLRGSVRQLAQLWLDKKQLGPPLAANASLRLTA, encoded by the exons ATGATTTCATGCTTGTCTGGAGGGATGGCAGGTCGGAGCCGGAGAGCTTGGTTGAGCGTCCTGCTGGGCCTGGTGCTGGGCTTCACACTGGCCTCTCGCCTCATCCTGCCCAAGGCCGCGGAGATCGCCAAAGGCAACCCGGGCGGCTGCCGCCTCAACGAGCGACTCGGCGCCGCCGGCGCCCTGTGGGCACCTCGCGACAGCCGCCCGCCGGCCACGGAGACGACGGCCTCGGGAGCCGCGCGCTCCACTGACTTCCTCTTCGTGGGCGTCATGACCGCGCAAAAGTACCTCAACAGCCGCGCGGTGGCCGCGCACAG AACGTGGGCCCGGAGCATCCCGGGCCGGGTGGAGTTCTTCTCCAGCGAGGGCTCCAATGCCTCGGCGCCCGTGCCGCTGGTGGCGCTGCGCGGCGCTGACGACTCCTACCCGCCGCAGAAGAAGTCCTTCCTGATGCTCAAGTACATGCACGACCACTACCTGGAGCGCTACCAGTGGTTCATGCGGGCCGACGACGACGTCTACGTCAAAGGCCGGCGTCTGGAGAGCTTTTTGCGCCGCCTCAACGGCAGCGCGCCCATCTTCCTCGGCCAGACGGGCATGGGCGCCCGCGACGAGCTGGGCAAGCTGGCGCTGGAGCCCGGCGAGAACTTCTGCATGGGCGGGCCCGGTGTGGTCATGAGCCGAGAAGTCCTGCGCCGCGTGGCGCCGCACCTGCGCCGCTGCCTGCGCCAGATGCACACGGCGCACGAGGACGTGGAGGTGGGGCGCTGCGTGCGCCGCTTCGCCGGGGTCCAGTGCGTCTGGTCCTACGAG ATGCAGCAGCTGTTCTACGAGAACTACGAGCCCGACAAGAAAGGCTTCATCCGTGAGCTGCGCAGCGGCAAGATTCACCGGGCCGTCACGCTGCACCCCAACAAGAGCCCGCCTCACCAGTATCGCCTGCACGCCTATCTGTTGAGCCGGCGCGCGGCCGCGCTGCGCCACCGCACCGTGCGCCTCCACCGCGAGCTGGTCGGGATGGCGCGCCCGGGTGCCCCCGAGCCGAGTCGCGAGGACCGGCTGCTGGGGGCGTCGCCTTCCTTCATGAGGTTCCGGCCCCGCCGCCGCAGCGACGTGCTGGAATGGGACTTCCTGAGCGCCAGGCACCTCTTCTCCGCCTGGGACGGGCAGCCGCCTCGCCGCGGGACCGACGCCGCGCAGCGCCAAGCCCTCGACGACATCATCATGCAG GTGATGGAGATGATCAACGCCAACGCCGAGACCCGCGGCCGCGTCATCGACTTCAAGGAAATCCAGTACGGCTACCGACGGGTCAACCCGCTCTACGGCGCCGAGTATGTGCTggacctgctgctgctctACAAGAAGCACAAAGGCAGGAGCGTGACGGTGCCGGTGCGCAGACACGCGTACCTGCAGCAGACCTTCAGCCGCATCCAGTTGCGCGAGGAGCGGCCCACCGACGCCACCGCCCTGGCGGCGCACGTCGACCGCCACTCGGACTCTCTCTCCTTCCTGTCCCTCAGCTCCCTGAAGATGCTGGTCCCCTTCAAGCTGGCGCCGGCCGTCGGCCAGCGTGCGGACGCCGGCCGCGACGACAAGGTCAACATCCTGGTGCCGCTGTCGGGCCGCTACGACGTCTTTGTGCGCTTCATGGCCAACGTGGAGCGCGTGTGCCTGATCCCCAAGCAGAACGTCAAGCTCCTCGTCCTGCTCTTCAACGCCGACGATGGTGTCGAGCGGGTCAAGCAGGTGGAGCTGATGCGCGAGTACCACATCAAGTACCCGCGGGCCGAGCTGGAGATCAAAGCCGTGGCCGGCCCCTTCTCGCGGGCGCTGGCGCTGGAGGAGGGCTCGGCGCGCTTCTCCGACCATTCGCTGCTCTTCTACTGCGACGTGGATCTCCTCTTCACCGCCGACTTCCTGCAGCGCTGCAGGGCCAACGCGGCGGCCGGCCGCTCCTCCTACTTCCCCGTCGTTTTCAGCCAGTACGACCCCAAGGTGGTGTACGGCGCCGGCACGCAACGCGCCGACGCCAACCACTACGCCTTCACCGCCAAGACGGGCCTGTGGAGGAACTTTGGCTTTGGGGTGGTGTGCGCCCACAAGGGCGATCTGTTCCGCGCCGGGGGCTTCAACACCACCATCCGGGGTTGGGGCCTGGAGGACGTGGACCTCTTTGACAGGTTGCTGCGCTCGGGCGTCGCGCCGTTCCGCAGCAGCGACCCGGGCGTTGTGCACGTGCATCACCCGATCACCTGCGACCCCCACCTGGTGCCGAGCCAGCACAAGATGTGCTTGGGGTCCTGGGCGTCCTTGCGGGGTTCCGTGCGCCAGCTGGCCCAGCTATGGTTGGACAAGAAGCAGCTGGGCCCGCCACTGGCCGCCAACGCCTCCCTTCGCCTGACAGCCTGA